The following coding sequences lie in one Prochlorococcus marinus XMU1412 genomic window:
- a CDS encoding TatD family hydrolase — protein sequence MSDIELIDSHCHLIFENFQRDLEDVVLRLRSRGVKKLVHACCELTEIPKLKKISHEFNEIYYSVGLHPLEAKKWEQSSKSLLRKSALEDRRVVAIGELGLDFFKNENKTQQIEALIPQMELAYELQLPVIIHCRDAANEMIEICSDLSKKGKCPDGVLHCWTGTPKEMQQFLNLGFYISFSGIVTFPKAHEIHECAKIVPNDKYLIETDSPFLAPVPHRGKRNEPSFVENVANFMADLRSTELRTIARESYKNAEDLFKFDLLSRRSNC from the coding sequence ATGAGCGATATAGAACTCATAGATTCCCATTGTCATTTGATATTTGAAAATTTTCAGAGAGATCTTGAAGATGTTGTTTTAAGATTGCGTTCAAGAGGTGTAAAAAAATTAGTGCATGCTTGTTGTGAATTAACAGAAATTCCAAAGTTGAAAAAAATTTCCCATGAATTTAATGAAATATACTATTCAGTTGGTTTGCATCCGCTAGAAGCAAAAAAATGGGAACAAAGTTCAAAATCTCTTCTAAGAAAATCAGCTCTAGAAGATAGACGAGTTGTAGCAATTGGAGAATTAGGCTTGGATTTTTTTAAAAATGAAAATAAAACTCAGCAGATTGAAGCACTTATTCCGCAAATGGAGTTAGCTTATGAACTTCAATTGCCAGTAATTATCCATTGCAGAGATGCTGCAAATGAAATGATTGAGATATGTAGTGATCTCTCTAAAAAAGGAAAATGTCCTGATGGTGTACTTCATTGTTGGACAGGAACACCAAAAGAAATGCAGCAATTTTTGAATCTTGGATTTTACATCAGTTTTAGTGGTATAGTAACTTTCCCAAAAGCACATGAAATTCATGAGTGCGCCAAAATAGTCCCAAATGATAAATATTTAATTGAAACTGACTCACCATTTTTAGCTCCTGTTCCTCATAGGGGTAAAAGGAATGAACCTTCGTTTGTTGAAAATGTTGCCAATTTTATGGCAGATTTAAGATCTACTGAATTAAGAACAATTGCTAGAGAATCATATAAGAATGCTGAAGATTTGTTTAAATTTGACTTGTTAAGTAGACGTAGCAACTGTTAG
- the rpsT gene encoding 30S ribosomal protein S20 — protein sequence MANNNSAKKRIQIAERNRLINKSYKSTVRTLTKKTLENCEKFKKDPNEDNRNLVKTSLNKAFSLIDKAVKKNVLHKNNGANKKSKINNFVKITLTTK from the coding sequence GTGGCCAACAACAACTCAGCAAAAAAGAGAATACAAATTGCCGAAAGAAATCGTTTAATAAATAAGTCATATAAATCTACTGTTAGGACTTTAACTAAAAAAACCTTAGAGAATTGCGAAAAATTTAAAAAAGACCCTAACGAGGATAATAGAAATTTAGTAAAAACAAGTCTTAATAAAGCTTTTAGCTTAATTGATAAAGCAGTTAAAAAAAATGTCCTTCACAAGAACAATGGTGCTAATAAAAAATCGAAAATCAACAATTTTGTAAAAATTACTCTTACCACTAAGTAA
- the hisD gene encoding histidinol dehydrogenase, with product MKIINNKKEAIEELNRISTRTNSDNNNKINTIVEEILKEVKISGDIAVEKFTKKFDGFDPDPMQVSADQIKNAWDEIDNNLKHSLVVAHKRIQKFHEKEIPQSFTIKGEYGDTVQRRWRPVKKAGIYIPGGRAAYPSTVLMNAIPAKVAGVEEIIMVSPGNQKGEINKTVLAAAHLSGINKVYRIGGAQAIGALAFGTNQINKVDVISGPGNIYVTTAKKLIYGSTGIDSLAGPSEILIIADETAQTAHIASDLLAQAEHDPLASSVLLTTSKNQAEEVLEELYKKIDDHPRKEICMESIENWGLIVICNNCESCVELSNNFAPEHLEILTVDSKKILAGIENAGAVFLGKWTPEAVGDYLAGPNHTLPTSGNSRFSGSLGVETFMKNTSIIEFNEESLKVNSLDIINLAKSEGLHSHANSVQIRFED from the coding sequence ATGAAGATCATAAATAATAAAAAAGAAGCTATTGAAGAATTAAACAGGATTTCTACTCGAACTAATTCAGATAACAATAATAAGATAAATACAATTGTTGAAGAAATTCTTAAAGAGGTAAAAATTTCTGGAGATATAGCAGTAGAAAAATTTACAAAAAAATTTGATGGTTTCGACCCTGACCCTATGCAAGTGAGTGCGGATCAAATAAAAAATGCATGGGATGAAATTGATAATAATTTGAAGCACTCACTTGTGGTAGCTCATAAAAGAATTCAAAAATTCCATGAAAAAGAAATTCCCCAATCTTTCACTATAAAAGGTGAATATGGTGATACCGTCCAAAGAAGATGGAGACCAGTTAAAAAGGCAGGTATTTATATTCCTGGAGGTAGAGCTGCTTATCCAAGTACAGTATTGATGAACGCTATACCTGCAAAAGTAGCAGGAGTAGAAGAAATTATAATGGTATCTCCCGGGAATCAAAAGGGAGAAATAAACAAAACTGTTTTAGCTGCAGCTCACTTATCAGGTATCAATAAAGTATATAGAATTGGAGGAGCTCAAGCAATTGGTGCTTTAGCATTTGGCACAAATCAAATCAATAAAGTTGATGTTATTTCAGGTCCAGGGAATATATATGTTACAACTGCGAAAAAACTCATTTATGGCTCTACAGGGATTGATTCTTTAGCTGGTCCAAGTGAAATATTAATCATTGCAGATGAAACAGCTCAAACCGCTCACATAGCATCTGATCTACTAGCGCAAGCAGAACATGATCCTTTAGCTTCATCTGTACTTCTTACTACATCAAAGAACCAGGCAGAAGAAGTTCTAGAAGAACTTTATAAAAAAATAGATGATCATCCAAGAAAAGAAATTTGCATGGAATCAATAGAAAATTGGGGTTTAATTGTGATTTGCAATAATTGCGAATCATGTGTTGAACTAAGCAATAACTTTGCCCCTGAACACCTAGAAATTCTTACTGTAGATTCAAAAAAAATTCTTGCAGGTATAGAGAATGCAGGAGCAGTATTTTTAGGAAAATGGACCCCTGAAGCTGTTGGAGATTATCTTGCTGGACCAAATCATACTTTACCCACGTCAGGAAATTCTAGATTTAGCGGTTCTTTGGGGGTTGAAACTTTTATGAAAAATACTTCAATAATAGAATTTAATGAAGAAAGTTTAAAAGTTAATAGCCTTGATATTATTAATCTCGCTAAAAGTGAAGGCTTACATAGCCACGCTAACTCTGTACAAATAAGATTTGAAGATTAG
- the rpiA gene encoding ribose-5-phosphate isomerase RpiA, whose product MKQVVADAAIREVESDMILGLGSGSTAALMIKSLADEMRSGKLQNIRGVATSFQSEVLALELDIPLIDLASVSQIDLAIDGADEVDPGFQLIKGGGACHVREKLVASKANKLLIVVDETKLVQNLNQSFPLPVEVLPNAWKQVQEVISEMNGSSSLRMAIEKAGPVVTDQGNLILDVLFNDGIKNPKDTEMKINNIPGVLENGLFVDLTDKVLVGKIEDNTPMVYSPSRAS is encoded by the coding sequence ATGAAACAAGTAGTTGCTGATGCAGCAATTAGGGAAGTAGAGAGTGACATGATTCTTGGATTAGGTTCTGGATCTACAGCTGCGTTAATGATAAAAAGTCTTGCGGATGAAATGCGTTCTGGGAAACTCCAGAATATAAGAGGTGTTGCAACTTCTTTTCAATCAGAAGTTTTAGCTCTTGAACTGGATATCCCGCTTATCGATTTAGCTTCAGTATCTCAAATTGATCTAGCTATTGATGGAGCAGATGAAGTTGATCCAGGATTTCAATTAATAAAAGGAGGAGGAGCATGCCATGTTAGAGAAAAGTTAGTTGCATCTAAAGCTAATAAGTTGTTGATTGTTGTTGATGAAACTAAACTTGTACAAAATCTAAATCAATCTTTCCCTTTACCTGTAGAAGTTCTTCCAAATGCTTGGAAGCAAGTTCAGGAAGTCATTTCAGAAATGAATGGCAGTTCTTCTTTAAGAATGGCTATTGAAAAAGCTGGCCCAGTTGTTACTGACCAAGGCAACCTCATCCTAGATGTATTATTTAATGATGGTATTAAGAATCCAAAAGACACTGAAATGAAGATTAATAATATTCCAGGAGTATTAGAAAATGGATTATTCGTTGATCTAACTGACAAAGTATTAGTTGGTAAAATTGAAGATAACACTCCAATGGTTTACTCACCCTCAAGAGCTAGCTAA
- a CDS encoding trypsin-like peptidase domain-containing protein: MKYLKIKFIYLIQTFIVICFCILNFFQDAEVLALTSFENHNFVSSAVKNIGPAVVKIDTERLVERQQFDPTLLDPLLRDLLGEQGITPERERGQGSGVIINENGLVLTNAHVVERVDNVSVTLADGSVCDGEVLGTDTVTDLALVKIDEDTYSDFAPLGNSEDLEVGDWAIALGTPYGLEKTVTLGIVSSLHRDINSLGFSDKRLDLIQTDAAINPGNSGGPLINSNGEVIGINTLVRSGPGAGLGFAIPINLAKSVSDQLLKNGEVIHPYLGVQLISLNPRIAKEHNRDPNSLVQLPERNGALIQSVIPNSPAEKAGLRRGDLVIAAENISINEPKTLLDEVEKAQIGKVFLLNILRDNKEIQINIKPEPLPGLT, from the coding sequence ATGAAGTATCTCAAGATTAAATTTATATATTTAATCCAAACATTCATTGTTATTTGTTTTTGCATACTCAATTTCTTTCAAGATGCTGAAGTTTTAGCTTTAACTTCTTTTGAAAATCATAATTTCGTATCATCCGCAGTTAAAAATATTGGCCCTGCAGTTGTAAAAATTGACACTGAGCGTTTGGTAGAGAGGCAACAATTTGATCCTACTTTACTTGACCCTTTATTAAGGGATTTACTTGGCGAGCAAGGTATTACTCCTGAAAGGGAAAGAGGGCAAGGATCTGGGGTTATCATTAATGAGAATGGTTTGGTTCTTACAAACGCTCATGTCGTAGAAAGAGTCGATAATGTTTCTGTTACTTTGGCAGATGGATCTGTTTGCGATGGTGAAGTTTTGGGCACGGATACAGTAACTGATCTTGCTTTAGTAAAAATAGATGAAGATACTTATTCTGATTTTGCTCCACTTGGAAATTCTGAAGATCTTGAAGTTGGGGATTGGGCAATAGCTCTTGGTACTCCCTATGGTCTTGAAAAAACGGTCACCTTAGGGATTGTAAGCAGCCTGCATAGAGATATTAATAGTTTAGGATTTTCGGATAAAAGGTTGGATCTTATTCAGACTGATGCGGCAATAAATCCAGGAAATTCTGGGGGACCACTCATAAATTCCAATGGCGAGGTAATTGGAATAAACACTTTAGTAAGAAGTGGCCCTGGAGCTGGTTTAGGTTTTGCGATTCCCATCAATCTAGCTAAAAGTGTTTCTGATCAGTTACTCAAAAATGGTGAAGTTATTCATCCATATTTAGGGGTACAATTAATTTCTTTAAATCCTAGAATTGCTAAAGAACATAATCGAGATCCCAATTCTCTAGTGCAATTACCTGAAAGAAATGGAGCTCTAATTCAATCAGTAATACCTAATAGCCCCGCTGAAAAAGCTGGTTTAAGAAGAGGCGATTTAGTAATAGCAGCCGAAAATATCTCTATAAATGAGCCTAAAACTTTACTAGATGAAGTAGAAAAAGCTCAGATAGGAAAAGTATTTCTATTAAATATTTTGAGAGATAATAAAGAGATACAGATAAATATCAAACCAGAACCTCTCCCAGGTTTGACATAA
- the rimP gene encoding ribosome maturation factor RimP — translation MNKENKSKLEALLAIVANERNLEICGLNLQTNKNPIVIEITIRKTNGDDISLDDCALFNTPASDEIEKSNLLNCSYVLEISSQGVSDELTSERDFKTFKGFPVNVELNQKNSKIKFLNGLLYEKSKDYLAINIKGKIKKIPFDEVLKISLCTLKD, via the coding sequence TTGAATAAAGAAAACAAAAGTAAACTAGAAGCTTTATTAGCAATAGTTGCTAATGAGCGTAATTTAGAAATCTGCGGGTTAAATTTGCAAACTAATAAAAATCCAATTGTTATTGAAATAACTATAAGAAAAACTAATGGGGATGACATTTCCTTAGACGATTGTGCGCTATTTAATACCCCAGCATCTGACGAAATAGAAAAATCAAATCTTTTAAATTGTTCATATGTGTTAGAAATTAGTAGTCAAGGGGTCAGTGATGAACTAACCTCAGAAAGAGACTTCAAAACTTTTAAAGGTTTTCCAGTTAATGTTGAGTTAAACCAAAAGAATTCAAAAATAAAATTTCTTAATGGTTTACTTTATGAAAAGTCTAAAGATTATTTAGCCATTAACATAAAAGGTAAGATTAAAAAAATCCCTTTTGATGAAGTACTAAAAATTAGTCTTTGTACATTAAAAGATTAA
- the nusA gene encoding transcription termination factor NusA, with amino-acid sequence MALVILPGLNNLIEDISEEKKLPPNIVELALREALLKGYEKYRKTFYIGVNQDPFDEEYFSNFDVGLDLEEEGYRILSSKIIVEEVESEDHQISLVEVKQVADDAQIGDTVVLDVTPEKEDFGRMAASTTKQVLAQKLRDQQRKMIQEEFADLEDPVLTARVIRFERQSVIMGVSSGIGRPEVEAELPKRDQLPNDNYRANATFKVFLKEVSEIARKGPQLFVSRANAGLVVYLFENEVPEIQEGTVKIVAVSREANPPSRAVGPRTKVAVDSVEEEVDPVGACIGARGARIQQVVNELRGEKIDVIKWSSNPIQYILNSLSPAKVDQVRLVDPAGQHAHVLVPPDQLSLAIGREGQNVRLAARLTGWKIDVKNSHEYDQEAEDAAVSELIIQREDEENLQREAELRLEAEQAERAAEDARLRELYPLPEDEEEYEEAQYEGEEFTDNDPLETVQDTEISAKEEKKR; translated from the coding sequence ATGGCATTAGTTATTCTCCCAGGTTTAAACAATCTCATTGAAGACATTAGTGAGGAAAAAAAGTTACCTCCTAATATCGTGGAATTAGCCTTACGCGAAGCTTTATTAAAAGGATACGAAAAATATAGAAAAACTTTTTACATTGGAGTTAACCAAGATCCATTTGATGAAGAATATTTCAGTAATTTTGATGTTGGACTAGATCTAGAGGAAGAAGGTTATAGGATATTATCAAGTAAAATAATTGTTGAAGAAGTTGAGAGCGAAGATCATCAAATATCTCTTGTAGAAGTTAAACAAGTAGCTGATGATGCACAAATAGGTGACACAGTTGTTTTAGACGTTACTCCAGAAAAAGAGGATTTTGGGCGAATGGCTGCTTCAACAACAAAGCAAGTTTTAGCCCAAAAATTAAGAGATCAACAACGAAAAATGATCCAAGAAGAATTTGCGGATTTGGAAGATCCTGTTTTAACTGCAAGAGTTATAAGATTTGAAAGGCAATCAGTCATTATGGGAGTTAGTTCGGGTATTGGTAGACCTGAAGTAGAGGCCGAACTTCCCAAGAGAGATCAATTACCAAATGACAACTATAGAGCAAATGCAACTTTCAAAGTATTTTTGAAGGAAGTTAGCGAAATTGCAAGAAAAGGTCCACAACTTTTTGTAAGTAGAGCAAATGCTGGTTTAGTGGTTTATTTGTTTGAAAATGAAGTCCCAGAAATTCAAGAAGGCACAGTGAAAATTGTTGCTGTTTCAAGAGAAGCCAACCCTCCTTCAAGAGCTGTTGGGCCAAGAACAAAAGTAGCGGTTGATAGTGTCGAAGAAGAAGTTGACCCTGTAGGTGCCTGTATTGGAGCTAGAGGAGCAAGAATTCAACAAGTAGTAAATGAATTAAGAGGAGAAAAAATTGATGTTATTAAATGGTCATCCAATCCAATACAGTATATTTTAAACTCTTTAAGTCCTGCGAAAGTCGATCAAGTAAGACTTGTAGACCCAGCAGGGCAACATGCGCACGTACTAGTTCCTCCTGATCAATTAAGTCTCGCAATTGGTAGAGAAGGTCAAAATGTAAGACTTGCCGCAAGATTAACTGGTTGGAAGATTGACGTTAAAAATTCACATGAATACGATCAAGAAGCAGAAGATGCTGCAGTCTCTGAATTAATCATTCAAAGGGAAGATGAAGAAAATCTCCAGAGAGAAGCTGAACTAAGATTAGAAGCAGAACAAGCTGAGCGTGCAGCAGAAGATGCAAGATTAAGAGAGCTTTATCCCCTTCCCGAAGATGAAGAAGAATATGAAGAAGCCCAATATGAAGGAGAAGAATTCACAGATAATGATCCATTAGAGACTGTTCAAGATACTGAGATATCTGCCAAAGAGGAGAAAAAACGGTGA
- a CDS encoding YlxR family protein yields the protein MIQQIPVFRVCISCRKTYNRKDLLKITKDYKQGIMIQKGMGRSAYICKSKKCYSDSKIKKKLQKALKTFLEPEFVEIFEKEITSYNNNPH from the coding sequence GTGATACAACAAATCCCTGTATTTCGTGTATGCATTTCATGTAGAAAAACATATAACCGGAAAGATCTTTTAAAGATTACTAAAGATTATAAGCAAGGCATCATGATTCAAAAGGGAATGGGGAGATCAGCTTACATTTGCAAGTCAAAAAAATGCTACTCAGATTCCAAGATCAAAAAAAAGCTTCAAAAAGCTTTAAAAACATTTTTAGAACCTGAATTTGTTGAAATTTTTGAAAAAGAAATTACAAGCTACAATAACAATCCCCATTAA
- the infB gene encoding translation initiation factor IF-2, producing the protein MTISDKIRIYELSRDLNLENKDVLDAAQKLSITVKSHSSSISAEEAKKIKNLINKKNSDKKILSINKPSIKKDNFKQNKEDKSPFISPKKGKPLKDNSNIKPLLIKPLNKPESAKIISNQLQNPNKPNIINSSQSRANLTNTNNKPSQNLNQDKKTLENNTTPPIKSPAKPPIQLIAKPKNINNNVKSNESSQNISSAGDKRRLSNKPDQNTNKPTTKNFNNRIKTPELVGAPIRREDPKINPNKQNNNDKQNIAFKQTASNRPGSPNRPGMPNRPGLRNKPSDQGRPGSFNRQGNPNRPGSPNRTGMTNRPGLRNKPSDQGRPGSFNRQGNPNRPGSPNRTGMTNNRAGSPNRLGIPNNRPGSKFNGQNSSGIRKPVSPNELLQLQKNNNSQKDNLGVKNNAKQNIDAPKQKAKAPNNRPNATPSSKKPPHRTFSNSSKKPGKTDWDDSAKLEALRSKNIQKQRQKVHIIGENDDSLTSETSGYSGEKISILSASLARPKKEKSEETKSQKSIKQFKKKKKETTRQRQKRRAMELKAAKEAKQVRPEMIIVPEDNLTVQELADKLSLESSEIIKSLFFKGITATVTQSLDLATIETVAEEFGVPVLQDDIQEAAEKTVDMIESDDIDNLIRRPPVITVMGHVDHGKTSLLDSIRASRVASGEAGGITQHIGAYQVEFEHESQKKKLTFLDTPGHEAFTAMRARGTKVTDVAVLVVAADDGCRPQTLEAISHARAAKVPIVVAINKIDKEGASPDRVKQELSEKDLIAEDWGGDIVMVPVSAIKKQNIDKLLEMILLVSEVEDLQANPDRFAKGTVIEAHLDKAKGPVATLLVQNGTLKSGDVLAAGSVLGKIRAMVDEHGNRIKEAGPSFPVEALGFSEVPTAGDEFEVYPDEKTARAIVGERATDARATKLAQQMASRRVSLSSLSTQANDGELKELNLILKADVQGSVEAILGSLEQLPKNEVQVRVLLAAPGEITETDIDLAAASGSVIIGFNTSLASGAKRAADANDVDIREYEVIYKLLEDIQLAMEGLLEPDLVEESLGKAEVRATFAVGKGAIAGCYIQTGKLQRNCSLRVTRSEKVIFEGNLDSLKRAKDDVKEVNTGFECGVGCDKFSSWIEGDVIEAFKFVTKKRTLSQ; encoded by the coding sequence ATGACTATCAGCGATAAAATCAGAATTTACGAACTTTCCAGAGACTTAAATCTGGAAAATAAAGATGTACTGGATGCTGCTCAAAAACTTTCAATTACAGTAAAAAGCCATAGCAGTTCTATTAGTGCAGAAGAGGCAAAAAAAATTAAAAATCTTATTAACAAAAAGAATTCAGATAAAAAAATACTTTCCATTAATAAACCTTCAATTAAAAAAGATAATTTCAAACAAAACAAAGAAGATAAATCTCCTTTTATTTCTCCTAAAAAAGGGAAACCTCTCAAAGATAATTCAAACATAAAACCCTTATTGATAAAACCACTTAACAAGCCTGAGAGTGCAAAAATAATTTCAAATCAACTTCAAAATCCCAATAAACCTAATATTATTAATAGTTCACAATCTCGAGCAAATCTTACAAATACAAATAATAAACCTTCACAGAATTTAAACCAAGATAAAAAAACTCTCGAAAATAACACAACCCCACCTATCAAAAGTCCGGCAAAACCACCTATTCAATTAATTGCAAAGCCTAAAAATATAAATAATAATGTTAAATCTAATGAATCTTCCCAGAACATCTCAAGTGCAGGGGATAAAAGACGACTATCAAACAAACCTGATCAAAATACTAACAAACCTACAACAAAAAATTTTAATAATAGAATAAAAACCCCTGAGCTCGTAGGAGCTCCAATAAGAAGAGAAGATCCCAAAATAAATCCTAATAAACAAAATAATAATGATAAGCAAAACATTGCTTTTAAACAAACTGCCTCAAACAGACCTGGTTCTCCCAATAGACCTGGCATGCCCAATAGACCTGGTTTAAGAAACAAACCTTCAGATCAAGGCAGGCCTGGCTCATTTAATAGGCAAGGCAATCCTAATAGACCCGGTTCTCCCAACAGAACTGGTATGACCAATAGACCTGGTTTAAGAAACAAACCTTCAGATCAAGGCAGACCTGGCTCATTTAATAGGCAAGGCAATCCTAATAGACCCGGTTCTCCCAACAGAACTGGTATGACCAATAATAGGGCTGGTTCTCCCAACAGACTTGGCATACCCAATAATAGGCCTGGTTCTAAATTCAATGGCCAAAATTCCTCTGGGATAAGGAAGCCAGTATCACCTAACGAACTTTTACAACTTCAAAAAAATAATAACTCACAGAAAGACAACCTAGGTGTAAAGAATAACGCAAAACAAAATATCGATGCACCTAAGCAGAAAGCCAAAGCGCCTAATAATCGTCCAAATGCTACTCCAAGTTCCAAAAAACCTCCTCATAGAACATTTTCAAATAGTTCAAAGAAACCTGGGAAGACAGACTGGGATGATAGCGCAAAACTTGAAGCATTAAGAAGTAAAAATATCCAAAAACAAAGGCAAAAAGTTCATATTATTGGTGAAAATGATGATTCATTAACATCTGAAACCAGTGGATATTCAGGCGAGAAAATTTCAATTTTATCAGCAAGTCTGGCGCGTCCTAAGAAAGAAAAGTCTGAAGAAACTAAATCTCAAAAATCTATCAAACAATTTAAGAAGAAGAAAAAAGAGACCACAAGACAGAGGCAGAAAAGGAGAGCAATGGAATTAAAGGCTGCCAAAGAGGCCAAACAAGTAAGACCTGAAATGATAATAGTTCCCGAAGATAATTTAACTGTTCAAGAATTAGCTGATAAATTAAGCCTTGAAAGTTCTGAAATAATAAAATCTCTTTTCTTCAAAGGCATAACGGCAACTGTCACTCAATCACTTGACTTAGCAACTATCGAAACAGTAGCAGAAGAATTTGGGGTGCCTGTTTTACAAGATGATATCCAAGAAGCTGCTGAGAAAACAGTTGATATGATTGAATCTGATGATATTGATAATCTAATTAGAAGACCTCCTGTTATTACAGTGATGGGTCATGTAGATCATGGCAAAACAAGTCTTTTAGATTCCATCAGAGCATCAAGAGTAGCTTCGGGGGAAGCAGGGGGCATCACTCAACACATAGGAGCTTATCAAGTTGAATTTGAACATGAATCTCAAAAGAAAAAATTAACTTTTCTTGATACCCCTGGTCATGAAGCCTTTACTGCAATGAGAGCAAGAGGTACAAAGGTTACAGATGTAGCAGTTCTTGTAGTTGCTGCAGATGATGGTTGCAGACCTCAAACACTAGAAGCTATCAGTCATGCAAGAGCTGCAAAAGTACCAATTGTCGTTGCAATAAATAAAATTGACAAAGAAGGGGCTTCACCAGACAGAGTAAAGCAGGAACTATCAGAAAAAGATTTAATTGCTGAAGATTGGGGAGGCGATATAGTGATGGTCCCAGTAAGTGCTATCAAAAAACAAAACATTGATAAATTACTCGAAATGATCTTATTAGTTTCAGAGGTAGAAGATCTACAAGCTAACCCTGATAGATTTGCAAAAGGTACAGTTATTGAAGCCCACCTAGACAAAGCCAAAGGGCCTGTAGCTACCTTATTAGTACAAAATGGAACCTTGAAATCTGGAGATGTTTTAGCTGCGGGCTCAGTTCTTGGAAAAATTAGAGCAATGGTTGATGAACATGGTAATAGAATCAAAGAAGCAGGACCATCATTCCCAGTGGAAGCGCTAGGATTCAGTGAAGTACCCACTGCAGGAGATGAATTCGAAGTCTACCCTGATGAGAAAACTGCTCGAGCCATTGTCGGAGAAAGGGCAACAGATGCTAGAGCCACAAAATTAGCTCAGCAAATGGCCTCTAGACGAGTCAGCTTATCGTCATTATCAACTCAAGCAAATGATGGAGAACTAAAGGAGTTAAACCTAATTCTCAAAGCTGATGTTCAAGGTAGTGTTGAAGCGATATTAGGATCATTAGAACAATTACCAAAAAATGAAGTTCAAGTCAGAGTTCTACTTGCTGCTCCAGGAGAAATAACTGAGACAGATATAGATCTCGCTGCTGCATCTGGGTCAGTAATCATTGGGTTTAACACCTCATTGGCTTCTGGCGCGAAGAGAGCAGCTGATGCTAATGACGTTGATATAAGAGAATATGAAGTAATCTATAAACTCTTAGAAGATATTCAGTTGGCCATGGAAGGGTTACTTGAACCCGATCTTGTCGAGGAATCATTAGGGAAAGCTGAAGTTAGAGCAACTTTTGCAGTCGGCAAAGGAGCTATTGCAGGCTGCTATATACAAACTGGCAAATTACAAAGGAATTGTTCGCTGAGAGTTACTAGATCAGAGAAAGTAATATTTGAGGGTAATTTAGACTCTCTAAAAAGAGCTAAAGATGATGTAAAAGAAGTAAATACAGGATTTGAATGTGGAGTTGGCTGTGATAAATTCTCTTCATGGATTGAAGGAGATGTAATCGAAGCATTCAAATTTGTCACCAAAAAGAGGACCTTATCACAATAA
- a CDS encoding DUF3493 domain-containing protein — protein MSKIDPELKKKLLKESQAPFKGLRRILWVAFSGSAFLGLLIMLFRIASGTELQQNNLLIQLGACVIFPTLLIFDRSREK, from the coding sequence ATGTCAAAAATAGATCCTGAATTGAAAAAGAAATTATTAAAGGAGTCCCAAGCTCCTTTCAAGGGATTGAGAAGAATATTGTGGGTGGCTTTTAGCGGTTCTGCATTTTTGGGACTTCTAATAATGCTTTTCAGAATTGCAAGCGGAACTGAATTACAGCAAAATAACCTTCTTATACAGTTGGGTGCTTGTGTAATATTTCCTACATTATTAATCTTTGACAGAAGTAGAGAAAAATAA